The following proteins come from a genomic window of Rutidosis leptorrhynchoides isolate AG116_Rl617_1_P2 chromosome 10, CSIRO_AGI_Rlap_v1, whole genome shotgun sequence:
- the LOC139871679 gene encoding receptor-like protein 7: MRTHLCFHIFFIPFYLIFFNVSGQCQIDQQSILIQFKTELNFNSSLSRKLVYWNPNITTDCCNWIGVSCSINGQVIGLDLSNETISGAIDDSSALFNLKNLESLNLAANNFNFSQIPSRFDQFASLSYLNLSNSGFSGQIPGELSKLKSLEILDLSALFSYGIRSLKLENPNLATLVQNLSKLTRLYLDNVNISSQRLDWGQGLSSSLPGLEVLSLSNCQLSGPLDESLANLQSLSVIHLALNNLSTPVPDFFANHKNLTVMNLGSCNLIGTFPVNVLQLHSLQILDLSVNMNLHGSLPEFPINGSLRSLLLGNTNFSGGIPESIGNLQNLTRIELPTANFSGKIPNSMEQLTKLVYLDLSSNNFIGEIPSFQQCKNLTHIDLSRNGLSGMIASGHFEGLENLVLVDLRLNEFNGSIPSSLFSLQLIQKIQLSNNNFNGLLPNFSNSSVSSLDTLDLSSNELEGEVPKSWFDLRKLSILLLSSNNLSGIIKTVEFQNRLSNLTTLDLSFNNFSILTSNDSSLVNNLPKFSSLKLAACNLVKFPNLRNQSRLMVLDLSDNKIEGPIPNWLWEVGNGSLAYMNLSHNQLTILEEPYQFPALSVLDLHFNNISGMIPIPPQTATYIDYSQNLFNSSLPESVGSNLVIAYFFSVSSNFVTGPIPDSVCNATYLRVLDLSNNRLTGIIPRCLIESSGSLGVLNLANNNLNGQIEGTFPNTCGLNTLDLHNNSLEGKIPKSIVNCTMLEVLNVGNNRIHDTYPCSLGKLTTLRVLVLRSNMFHGSVNCSQNQDNSSWSKLQIVDIAFNSFNGSVPANCFWQWAAMMTDQKNDPPGKVHLSFTVLQLSDFYYQDTVTVTVKGLELELVKILTLFTSIDISSNRFSGVIPSTIGRLKALYFLNVSHNEFSGTIPSSMGNLSQLEALDMSSNGLTGQIPSELTSLLFLSFLNLSYNQLEGRIPTGNQLQTFENTSYLGNSKLCGAPLSKKCPTSYVPDSKRIFQKSKNGYDWQSIFTGVGFGSGAAIVTGPVILSKNARHFWDDYTNKLLKMICLALGIRYVSCGLFDENDDYEELDGDEYINDMDESAFESDYDHSKGRYCVFCTKLDYSRKQAIHDMKCSCFDRMNELYSSSSNSSLESESPLSKLHFLEHLVGKY, translated from the exons ATGAGAACCCATCTCTGTTTTCATATTTTCTTCATACCCTTTTATCTCATTTTCTTCAATGTTTCTGGTCAATGTCAAATTGACCAGCAATCAATTTTGATCCAGTTTAAGACCGAACTCAATTTCAATTCTTCACTTTCAAGAAAACTGGTTTATTGGAACCCAAATATCACAACAGATTGTTGCAACTGGATAGGTGTCAGTTGCAGCATCAACGGTCAAGTTATTGGTCTAGATTTAAGTAATGAAACAATATCGGGTGCAATCGACGATTCGAGTGCTCTTTTTAATCTGAAGAATCTTGAAAGCCTCAATCTTGCTGCAAATAACTTCAATTTTAGTCAGATTCCTTCAAGATTTGATCAGTTTGCGAGTTTGTCGTATTTAAACTTGTCGAATTCGGGGTTTTCAGGGCAGATTCCTGGAGAATTATCAAAGTTGAAAAGTCTAGAAATTCTTGATCTTTCTGCACTTTTCTCGTATGGAATCCGGTCACTAAAACTCGAGAACCCAAATCTGGCTACACTTGTGCAGAACCTTTCAAAGCTAACCAGGCTTTATCTGGATAATGTGAATATATCATCACAGAGATTAGATTGGGGTCAGGGTTTATCTTCATCTTTACCTGGTTTGGAAGTTTTAAGCTTGTCAAATTGTCAACTTTCGGGCCCTTTAGATGAGTCCCTTGCGAACTTGCAGTCGCTTTCGGTGATTCATTTGGCTCTCAACAATCTAAGTACTCCGGTTCCCGATTTCTTTGCAAATCACAAGAATTTGACAGTTATGAATCTTGGTTCTTGCAACTTGATTGGAACATTTCCTGTAAATGTACTCCAGTTGCATAGTTTACAAATTCTTGATTTATCGGTTAACATGAACCTTCATGGTTCTTTACCCGAATTTCCTATAAACGGATCGCTCAGAAGTTTACTGCTTGGCAACACAAACTTTTCTGGTGGGATACCAGAATCCATAGGAAATTTACAGAATTTAACACGAATCGAGCTGCCAACAGCTAATTTTAGTGGGAAAATACCTAATTCCATGGAACAACTCACAAAATTGGTGTACCTAGACTTGTCATCAAACAACTTTATCGGTGAAATTCCATCGTTTCAGCAGTGCAAGAATCTTACCCATATCGATCTATCAAGAAATGGTTTATCAGGTATGATTGCTTCTGGACACTTTGAAGGTCTTGAAAATCTGGTTTTGGTTGATTTAAGATTAAATGAGTTTAATGGAAGTATACCTTCATCTTTGTTTTCGCTTCAGCTAATTCAAAAAATACAGCTTTCTAATAATAATTTCAATGGTTTACTTCCTAATTTTAGTAATTCATCAGTATCATCATTGGATACACTTGATTTAAGCAGTAATGAATTAGAAGGAGAAGTTCCAAAATCTTGGTTTGATCTTAGAAAGCTAAGTATCTTGTTATTGTCATCAAATAACTTGAGTGGGATCATAAAAACTGTAGAGTTTCAAAATCGTTTAAGCAATTTAACGACACTTGATCTTTCGTTCAATAACTTTTCGATTTTGACAAGCAATGACAGCTCTCTGGTGAATAACCTTCCAAAATTTTCGTCTTTAAAGTTGGCTGCTTGTAATCTTGTAAAGTTTCCAAATCTAAGAAACCAATCAAGATTGATGGTACTTGATCTTTCAGACAACAAAATCGAAGGTCCAATACCAAACTGGTTATGGGAAGTTGGAAACGGAAGTTTAGCGTATATGAACCTTTCTCATAACCAATTAACCATACTCGAAGAACCATATCAATTTCCCGCTCTTAGTGTCCTAGACTTGCATTTCAATAATATCAGTGGAATGATTCCCATTCCTCCACAAACGGCTACTTACATAGACTATTCACAAAATCTTTTCAATTCTTCACTCCCTGAAAGCGTTGGGTCAAACCTAGTCATTGCATATTTCTTTTCGGTTTCTAGCAATTTTGTTACTGGACCGATCCCAGACTCCGTATGCAATGCAACCTACCTTAGAGTTCTTGACTTGTCAAATAATCGTTTAACTGGAATCATACCGAGATGTTTGATTGAATCTAGTGGAAGTCTCGGGGTACTAAACTTGGCGAACAATAATCTCAACGGTCAGATTGAAGGAACATTTCCCAACACGTGCGGATTGAACACTCTAGACCTGCACAATAACTCTTTGGAAGGGAAGATTCCGAAATCTATAGTCAATTGCACGATGTTAGAGGTGTTAAACGTCGGGAACAACAGAATACACGACACTTACCCGTGTTCTTTGGGTAAGTTAACCACCTTGCGTGTCCTTGTTCTGAGATCCAACATGTTCCATGGATCAGTCAACTGTAGTCAAAATCAAGACAATAGTAGTTGGTCAAAGCTTCAAATTGTGGATATAGCTTTCAATAGTTTTAACGGTTCAGTCCCTGCAAACTGTTTCTGGCAATGGGCTGCTATGATGACCGATCAGAAGAACGACCCACCAGGGAAAGTTCATCTTAGTTTCACTGTGTTACAGCTTAGTGATTTCTACTATCAAGATACGGTTACGGTCACAGTCAAAGGACTCGAGTTAGAGTTGGTCAAAATCCTGACACTCTTCACATCCATTGATATCTCAAGCAACCGTTTTTCAGGTGTAATACCAAGCACAATCGGGCGACTCAAAGCACTCTATTTTCTCAACGTATCACATAACGAATTCTCGGGAACAATCCCATCGTCTATGGGAAATTTGAGTCAGCTAGAAGCATTAGACATGTCATCAAACGGATTAACTGGACAAATACCGTCTGAGCTCACTAGTCTTTTGTTCCTTTCTTTTTTGAATTTATCATACAATCAGTTAGAAGGGAGAATTCCAACGGGTAATCAATTACAGACATTTGAGAATACTTCCTATTTAGGAAACAGTAAACTATGTGGGGCTCCATTGAGCAAAAAGTGCCCTACTTCATATGTACCAGATTCTAAACGGATTTTTCAGAAATCAAAAAACGGATATGATTGGCAGTCCATATTTACTGGGGTGGGATTCGGGTCAGGTGCAGCCATTGTTACAGGACCTGTGATATTGTCTAAAAACGCGAGACATTTCTGGGACGATTACACAaataaacttttgaaaatgatatgTCTAGCTTTGGGGATTCGTTACGTGTCATGTGGAttatttgatgaaaatgatgattatgAGGAATTAGACGGTGACGAATATATCAATGATATGGATGAAAGTGCATTCGAGTCAGATTATGATCATTCCAAAGGAAGGTATTGTGTGTTCTGCACTAAACTTGATTACTCTAGGAAGCAAGCTATTCATGACATGAAATGCAGTTGTTTCGACCGAATGAATGAATTGTATAGTTCTTCGTCAAATTCTTCATTAGAATCAGAGTCTCCTTTATCCAAATT ACATTTTCTCGAACACTTGGTGGGCAAGTATTAA
- the LOC139873414 gene encoding uncharacterized protein, whose product MNRCTQISDGLGGFTLKALETYETYFSTNFLKGKLKDKIPAAAVESYCCLAICLKNIKVGQDVDYAIEMLFKLKDNIHPYDFLDSLFVTLKSCLPTFYFSSGAQLGGHQSLVLDVDTFMELEKPFTEQEDDCKHYLAESFNLLALKEEDCKVDVKQQQFGTSNSTNLNHTNTNTNTNDGGNLGVMDVRISVSASVEFEDLKMEISQRFDLVSDDGYKVTYSFKRLTRPLWIELESDQDLKMCIPLCRSNKITQLPIQVIPHVRHGFRSKLRHAILEIFRMLILI is encoded by the exons ATGAATCGTTGTACTCAAATAAGTGATGGGTTGGGTGGATTCACTTTGAAGGCGCTTGAAACTTACGAAACATACTTCTCCACAAATTTTCTTAAAGGGAAGCTAAAAGATAAGATCCCTGCAGCTGCTGTTGAATCTTACTGCTGTCTTGCCATATGCTTGAAGAATATTAAAGTTGGACAAGATGTTGATTATGCTATTGAGATGCTGTTCAAATTAAAAGACAACATCCACCCTTATGACTTCTTGGATTCACTCTTTGTAACACTGAAGAGTTGTTTGCCAACTTTCTACTTTTCTTCTGGTGCACAACTTGGTGGTCATCAGTCACTGGTTCTAGATGTTGACACTTTTATGGAATTGGAAAAACCTTTTACAGAACAAGAAGACGATTGCAAACATTATCTTGCAGAAAGTTTTAACTTGTTAGCATTGAAAGAAGAAGATTGCAAGGTGGATGTGAAGCAACAACAATTTGGAACATCCAATTCAACAAACCTTAATcacactaatactaatactaatactaatgatggaG GTAACTTAGGTGTGATGGATGTGCGTATCTCCGTCTCGGCGTCAGTTGAATTTGAAGATCTGAAGATGGAAATCTCTCAAAGGTTTGATCTGGTTTCCGATGACGGTTACAAAGTAACCTACTCATTTAAGAGGTTGACTCGACCATTATGGATCGAGCTAGAAAGCGATCAAGACTTGAAGATGTGCATTCCTCTTTGCAGAAGCAATAAAATCACTCAACTTCCAATCCAAGTCATCCCTCATGTACGACATGGATTTCGCTCTAAATTACGACACGCAATACTTGAGATATTTcgaatgttaatactaatataa